Sequence from the Maribacter aquivivus genome:
TGTATTCTCTGTGATGGAGAACATACTTTTATCCAATCTTCCGTAATAATTTATGAACGATAGCGTGTCTGACTTGCGACTTGCTAACTGAATAAATGAAATATGTTTTGAGTGATCTTTAAGTATCGTTTTTAATTCTTCTTGAAAGGCGATATCTAAATTATCAAAAGGATTATCTAGAATAATATAATCTGGTTTTTTGTTCAGTAAGTAATGAAGTAGCGCTCTTTTTTGCTCTCCACTAGACATAGTTTCTAACGCTTGATGCTCAGTACTGATAATTTTTTTATCGTGCTTATCTTCCTTATCAATTAATTTTTCTAATGTGAAAGGAGAAAATAATCTTCCAATTTTATTGTCAAACTCTTGAAGTTCTTGTGGTATTTTTCCTTTTTCAAAATCCTTTAAGAAGCCTTTTTTATCAGAATTGTTGTCTAAGTAAATTACCCAATGTTTCATAATGCATTTATTCTAAAAATATGAACTGTATTGTTGTGGTAAGTGGTTGTAAAATCTAAAAACATACCATTTTTTAATGCTGTTTTTTGCGAAGGAATATTGTCAACTTGTATGATGGATATTAAACTGGTTGCCCATTCCTTTGTAAAAGCTACTTGCTTACATTTTTGGGCTGCTTCAAACGCAAAACCTTGTCGCCAGTACTTTGGTAGTATAGAATACCCTATTTCTAATTCTTTTTTACCATCTACTTCTTGAACTAATAGACCGCATAAACCCACTAAAGTATTAGTGCCTTTTATGTACAATGCATTCATACCGCCCAAGTTGTTATTGTAGCGCTCGAATATTCTGTCGAATTGTTGTTGGCAGGCTTCTTTTGGGTCTTTTGGTAATCCTGACCAGAATTGACTACTTAAAGGTTCTTCATGAAAAGGTAGCCAGTTTTCAAAATCTGATGGCTGTACTTCTTTGAAAAGTAAGCGTTCAGATTTTTCATTGAATAATATGTGTGCTGGCATTATGTTGCTATAAAATAAGAAAAGGCAAGTCTCTATTTTCTGCTAAAGCTAATGCTGTCACCAATAGATAATCCTAATTCTTGTGCTAAACCCCCATTGATTTCAAGAACATATTTAATAGGAACTTGAGATGTTAACCCAGACTCATTAAGTGGTTGTGCATTTTCTTGAAAACTAGCAATTCTTAAATCTTCTTTTATGTAAATAATATCTAAGGGAAACTCTGTATTCTTCATGTAAAAAGAATGCACTCTCTCATCAGGGAAAATAAATAACATCCCTTGATTACTATCCATACCCTTTCGGTACATAAGTCCGGTTTGGGTCTCGTAATCAGTTTCTGCAAACTCAATATTGAATTTGGTTTTTAAGGTGTCACTTGAATTTAAAAAGATAGATAAGTCTCCTTCATGAGTAAAATCTATACTTTGCGTGGCTATAGTTTTTTTTGACTCTGTTTTACAAGAAAAAAGTAGCAGTGCTATAACCATTAAAATAACTGAACTCTTATGTATTGTCTTCAATATTATGCAGTTTTAGTTTTTTTGAACATAAAGTATAGTCCAATTAAAATAAAAGGAATACTCAACCATTGACCGGTTGAAAGTAGCCCTAAAGATTCTTCGAATCCGCCTTGGCTTTTCTTTACGAATTCAACTAAGAAACGAACGGTCCATAATAACACAAAAAACAATCCAAATAAGTAACCTGGTTTATTCTTTTTATCAGTTTTCCAGTAAAGGAAGTATAGTAGAACGAATATTAAAAGGTAGCCTATACCTTCGTATAATTGTGCTGGATGACGGTACGGTATCTCAGCAAGATATTGAGAAAATTGCGGATTATTCTCAATTGCAGCATATGCTGCATTCAAAGTTTTTTCTTGGGTAATGCCTAATGCTTTTGATGGGTGTAAGTCGTCTGAGTCACGAATAAATTTAGTAGCGAATATGAAATTCTCATCTACTATTTTCCCATTAATTTCAGAATTGAAAAAGTTGCCTAATCGTACACAAAAACAACCAATAGCAACAGGTATGACCATTCTGTCAAATATCCAGAGCATTTTAAATTCAGGGAATTTTCTAGTGTATAAATAAGTACCTATGATAATACCAATTGTAGCACCGTGACTAGCTAAACCGGCAAATCCTGTAAATTCATAGCCGTCTATTAAACCAAATAATAGACTGCCAGAAGCACTTTCGCGAACAGGAATTAATATTTCTACAAGGTGATTAGAGTAGTATGCCCAATCATAAAAAAATACATGACCTAATCTTGCACCTAGCATGGTGCTTAAAACCGTGTAAATGAATAGGGAGTCTAGTTGCTCTACAGATTTTTTCTCGTTAAGGAATATCTTTTTCATTATAAACCAACCTAAAGCAAAGGCGGTGATCCAAAGAAGATTGTAGTACTTTATTTGTATGAATCCAATGTTGAAAAGAGTCTCATTCGGATTCCAAGTAATTCCTAAGAAATGCATGTGTTGAATTTTGAAAGGCTAAGATAATAAAATAGAAATCTACCTAGGTCTTAGATTGTGGAAATCGGTTTTGTTATTAGCTAAAAGAAGGAGTTCAGAAGGGAAAAATAGATGTGAATTGAGAATTGAGAAAAAATTGAAAGGGAATAGAAATGTAAAGTTTAAAATAAACAAAGGTGTCGAGTGACTATATCATGATTCTTTACTTAATTATCCTAGTATTTGAAATTGAGTTTTGAACTTGAACTTAAAATTTGTTTAGGGAACAGGATCGTATCCTTTTCCACCCCAAGGGTTGCAGCTAAAAATTCGTTTGGTTGCCATCCAGCCTCCTTTAAACAAGCCGTGCTTTTTTAATGCTTCTAAGGTGTATTGAGAACATGTAGGGGAGTATCTACAGGTTGCAGGTGTATAGGGAGATATCGCCAGTTGGTAAAAACGAACTAGAAATATAAATGGGGCAATCAGAATTTTTTTTAATGAAATTTTCACGGTGATAAATTGATTATACAAATTTACTACAAAACTAGTAACCTTTGTAAATAACAAGTCCCGATGAAAAACATCAGGACTTGTATTTATTACTCATTACTTTTAGATACCTATTCTTATGGGTTCTAGATGTTCAGCTTCTTCTTCAGAATACAACCTAGATTTGATTAAGAATCGAATTCCCATGGGTATTTCTAATGAAAAACTTGAACCTATGCCTGGCGTAACATCAAGGGTGAGTTGAGTGTGTTTCCAGTATTCAAATTGGTCTCTAGACATGTGAAAGTCACAACCTTCAATACTGCCTAGGTAAACGTCATTGTCATCGAGCATTAATTCACCTTTTTCAAAGCACATTGGCGCAGAGCCATCGCAACAACCACCACTTTGGTGAAACATAAGTTCGCCATGTTTCTCTTTAAGTGCTGTAATTACCGCAGCTGCTTTTTCGGTTACTATTACTCGTTTAGTTTTCATATAATCTATGTTATTAAAAGAATCCCATTTTTTTCTTATCGTAAGAGATAAGCATATTTTTGGTTTGACGGTAATGTGCCAACATCATTTTATGGTTTTCTCTACCAATACCTGATTTTTTGTATCCGCCAAATGGAGCATGTGCGGGGTATAGGTGATAGCAATTTACCCAAACTCTACCTGCTTTAATAGCTCTTGAAATTTGATATGCTTGGTGTGTGTCTCTTGTCCAAACGCCAGCACCTAAACCGTACAAGGTATCATTAGCAATTTCTATAGCTTCAGCCTCATCTTTAAAAGTAGTTACGCAAAGTACAGGTCCAAATATTTCTTCTTGGAAAACACGCATCTTATTATTTCCTTTTAGAATAGTGGGCTGAACATAGTAGCCACCTTCTAAACCTTCATTATATGCTTGCTCGCCACCAGTAAGTACTTCACAGCCTTCTTCTTTACCTATTTCTATGTAGTTAAGAATTTTTTCAAATTGGTCGTTAGAAGCTTGTGCGCCCATCATGGTGTTAGGGTCTAAAGGGTGCCCCATTTTAATTGCCTTGGTGCGTTCAATTACACGTTCTATAAACTTATCATAAATACTTTCTTGAACTAGCATACGTGACGGACAAGTACAAACTTCACCTTGGTTTAGTGCAAACATATTAGCACCCTCCAAACACTTGTCAAAGAAATCGTCATCCGCATCCATAATGCTTTCAAAGAATACATTCGGAGATTTACCGCCAAGTTCTAATGTAACGGGAGTAATATTTTTAGATGCATACTGCATAATTAATTGTCCGGTTGTAGTTTCTCCCGTAAAGGCAATTTTGTCTATTCTTGGACTAGATGCCAATGGTTTGCCTGCTTCTGCACCAAATCCGTTAACCACATTAAGAACACCATCTGGTAGAATACCTTCAATGATTTCCATTAATATTAGAATTGCAACAGGGGTTTGTTCAGCAGGCTTAAGTACCACACAGTTACCGGCTGCCAATGCTGGTGCCAATTTCCAAGTAGCCATTAATAATGGGAAGTTCCATGGTATTATTTGACCAACGACACCTAATGGTTCGGTGACGTTCAAAGCAACTGTATTAGAATCTAACTCACTGACTGATCCTTCTTCTGCTCTAATGACTCCTGCAAAATATCTAAAGTGATCTACTGCCAAAGGTAAATCTGCAGCTCTGGTTTCGCGAATTGCTTTACCGTTGTCCCAAGTTTCAGCTCTGGCCAATACCTCAATGTTTTGCTCTATTCTATCGGCAATTTTTAAAAGCATATTACTTCTTTCGGTTGCCGAAGATGCATTCCATGATTTAGCAGCTTCCCACGAGGCATCTATAGCCTTTTCTATATCTTCCGCTGTTGATCTAGGTATTTTTGTGAAAGACTTACCGTCTACTGGTGAGATATTGTCAAAATACTCTCCTTTACTAGGCGCAACCCATTTTCCACCAATGAAGTTTTCATATTGGTTTTTGAATTTAGGTTTTTGAAGTACGTCTTTTTCTACAGTTGCTGTTGTGCTCATAATATATGATTTAAGTTAATAATAGAAGTCTAATCGTTTTAGGTTTGCCAATACGATATTCTAAATGTACTTCTCAGCTATTCAATTCATCTGACGCATTCTACGAATAGTGTGAACTATTATATCATTTAATGATATTATGATTTTTTTAAGTATATTTTTTTGTAAATTCCTTAAAATTAAATCAATATAAGTGTGATTCGTTTAGCTGATAATTTCTTAAAAGGGAGACGTTTAGAGACTATGGTTGAAAACCAAACCTCTTATACGATGAATAACGCCGCAATGCATGTTTTTGAAACTCATGAGCAAGCAGCTAGTGTTCTTTTGAAATTTGAACAACCTGTTTTGGCGAGTATGATTCAAGGAAAGAAGATTATGCACTTACGCGATTATGAATCTTTTGATTTTTTGCCAGGTGAATCTTTGGTTTTACCGGCCAATGAGGGTATGTGTATAGATTTTCCTGAAGCGATGGCAAAGAACCCGACTAGATGTTTGGCAATGGCTATATCTGAAGATAAAATAAATAAAGTATTGCAATTCATGAACGAAAACATGCCTAAAAGCAATAAGGATGCATGGGGGTTAATGGATTACAATTTTCATTTCGTAAATGACAGAGGTATATTTCAAATTATACAACGGCTTTTGTTCTTGTTTTCTGAAGAGCACCCATCTAAGGATTTGTTTGTAGATAATATGTTGCGTGAACTTATTATTAGAATTTTACAGACTAATGAGCGAAAAATTTATAGTAATGCTACTTTGTCTATTAAAAAAGAAAGTAGGCTAACAGAAGTTATACGTTACATTAGGGATAATGTGCATAAGTCATTAACTGTAGATGCGCTTAGTAAGATAGCTTGTATGAGTCCGTCACATTTTTATAGAACTTTTAAACTAGAGCTGGGTATCTCTCCTGTTGAGTTTATAAATAACGAACGTATAAAATTAGCAGTTGGTTTACTGCAAGATCCTAAGCGAAGCATAAAAGATGTATATCTAGACTGCGGATTTGAAAGCAGATCCTACTTTAATAGGGTTTTTAAAACAAGGCAACAGGTAGCTCCTGGTGAATACCAGTCTAAAATTCAAAAATCTAGATTTTTAGATTAAACCTAAAGGCTATACGTAGTACCTTCTTTACCGTCTTTTAATTGAATACCTAGTGCTGCTAATTGATCACGTATTTGATCAGATGTGGCAAAATCTTTATTCTCTCTCGCTGATTTACGTAATTCAATCAATAATTCTACAACACCACCTAGTTTTTCGGTATCGGCATCAGAACTACTTTTGTTCTCTAAGCCTAAAACATCAAAAACGAAACCGTGTATGGTGTTCTCCAATTCAAGTTTATCTTCTTCAGTAATAGATTCAATACCTTCTTTGATAAGGTTGATGTGCTTAACGGCATCAAACAGTTTTGCAATTAAGATCGGCGAATTAAAATCATCGTTCATGGCTGCATAGCAAGATGTTTTCCAAGATGCAACATCAAAATCGGTAGTCTTACCGGTATTTAAAGATTTAAGTGAATTGATAGCCTCCATCAATTTATTGAATCCTTTTTCAGATGCTAGTAAAGCATCATTACTTATATCTAAAATGCTCGTATAATGTGCTTGCATCATAAAGAAACGCACCATAGAAGGGGAGAAGGGTTTGCTAAGAATCTCGTTTTCACCAGAAAATATTTCACCAGGTAAAATACTGTTTCCGGTAGATTTAGCCATTTTTCTTCCGTTCAAGGTCAGCATATTGGCATGTAACCAATAGTTTACAGGACTTTTGCCATTACAAGCTTCAGCCTGTGCAATTTCACATTCGTGGTGCGGGAATTTTAAATCCATTCCACCTCCGTGAATATCGAATGTTTCACCTAAGTATTTTGTACTCATGGCTGTACATTCTAAATGCCATCCTGGGAATCCGTCGCCCCATGGCGAAGGCCATCTCATAATATGTTGTGGTTCTGCTTTTTTCCAAAGAGCAAAATCTTGCGGATTATGCTTGTCATCTTGGGCAGCAAGATCACGGGTGTTAGCAATCATGTCTTCAAGCTTACGGCCACTTAGTTTACCGTACTCATGCTCTTGGTTGAATTTAGCTACATCGAAATAAACTGAACCATTGGTTTCATAAGCAAATCCTTTTTCAAGAATATCCTTAATAATTTCAATCTGCTCTATAATATGTCCTGTAGCTGTGGGTTCAATGCTAGGAGGTAGAAAATTGAATTTCTCTAAAATATTATGGAAATCTAAAGTATAGCGCTGTACAACCTCCATAGGTTCTAGCTTTTCTAATCGTGCTTTTTTAGCAATTTTATCTTCGCCATCTTCCGCATCATCAACTAAGTGACCGGCATCTGTAATATTACGAACATAACGTACTTTGTAACCTAGGTGTCTAAAGTATCTGAAAATCATATCAAAAGACATGAAAGTTCTACAGTTTCCTAAATGTACATTACTATACACTGTTGGTCCACAAACATACATGCCTATGTGGCCTTCGTTTATGGGCTTGAAAACTTCTTTTTTTCCTGATAAGGAATTGTATACTTTAATTTCTTGGTTTTCGTACAATTGCATGAAGCTATATGCTATTAAAAATGGGTATCTAGGTTAAGGTAATTTAAGAACTCGCGGCGTACCAATTCTTCTTTAAATTTACCGCCATACTCTGCTGTTACAGTGCTGCTGTCAATATCACGAATTCCTCTAGAATTTACACAAAGGTGTTTTGCATCAATAACACAAGCAACATCTTCAGTACCTAAAGCTTTTTGTAATTCTCTTACAATTTGAATATTTAAACGCTCTTGAACTTGTGGGCGTTTAGCATAATAATCAACAATACGGTTCATCTTAGAAAGACCAACAACGGTACCATTAGAAATATAAGCAACGTGGGCACGACCAACTATTGGTAGAAAGTGATGTTCGCAGGTGGAGTAAAGAGTAATGTTCTTTTCAACCAACATTTCACCATACTTGTACTTGTTGTCAAAAGTAGAAGCTTTAGGTTTTTTAGCAGGGCTTAAGCCACCGAATATTTCGTTTACATACATTTTAGCAACTCGGTTAGGAGTTCCTTTTAAGCTATCATCGGTTAAATCTAAACCTAAGGTTAGCATAATTTCACGTACATTTTCGCGAATGCGTTCAATCTTTTCGGCATCATCCAAATCAAAGGCATCTGAACGTAAAGGAGTATCCTCTGATGTAGAAATATGATCGTTTCCTAATTCATCAAATTGATTTTCCAGTGTATCCTCAATTTTCATTTTATCTATCTTTTAGAAGCTGCAAAGATATACAATATGTGCCACTTTATAACTAATTGCGGGCATTACACAACATAAATTAGCCATAACGTTAAGGTCTAGTTAATTTTAATTTTTCAAATGAGAAGGGCTCTATGATCAAGTATGGTATATCCATTTTATTAATTTGCTTTTTTAGCATCTTCACTAGTTTTGCACAGGTGTCGGCAGATTGCGCCAATGCGGTTCCTATTTGCTATAATACCCCTGTAAATGGTGGTGCCAATGGTTATGGCATTGACGATTTCAACGGGGCTTCTATTTCTGGTTGTATAAATCAGGGTAGTGGTACTATCGAAACAAATTCAGCTTGGTACAAATTTAAGATTGGTGAAGTAGGTCAATTAGGTTTTAATATCGGATTTGATACTGACGAAGATTGGGATTTTGCTTTATATAGAACGAACGACTGCAGTACTTTAGGTGATCCAGTTCGTTGTAATTACTTCGATAATTCTGATGATAGTAGTTTTATAGGAGTGGGAGAGGACCCTACAGGAATAGATAATATACAGTATGATGATTGGTTAGATGTTGAACCGGGAGAAGAATACCTCTTGATGATTAATAACTTCAGGAACAATAATTCGGGATTCTCTATTCAGTTTTCAGGTAGCATATTTGTTGAGTTTCCATATAGTGCTTTAGATTGTGATATCATAGATAATTTATTAGGTGCCCCGGTTATTGCATGTGATGACCAAACTGTGGTTTTGGACGCAACTACTGCAGATGCTAAAACTTATCAATGGGAATTAGATGCTGGAGCAGGTTACCAACGGATACCTGGTGAAAGTGACCCAGAACTCTCTATTGCCGTTTCTGGTATGTATCGTGTTATTATAGTGCGAAACTCAGGTAATCCTATAACAAGCGAAACCCAAGTGGCTTATGCACCTTCTCCGGAAACATTTTCTTTAGAAGATGAAACTGCTTGTTTAGACGGTACTGCTATAGATTTTAATGAAAAAGATGTAGAGGCATTAGGTGCTCAAAGTCCGCTAGATTTTAGGATATCTTATCACGAAAGTTTTGAAGATGCTTTTGATGGTGCCAATGCGCTTTCAAAAGAATTTATACCTACGAAAGTAGCCCAAACTATATATGTAAGAACTACTTCTATAGAAAACTCTATGTGTTTTGATGCATCTGAAACTTTTGAGGTAAACGGAATTGAATTGCCTGTTTTAGATTTTGAAACAGAAGTGTTTATATGTGGTGATGAGCCAATTGTAACTATTGGGCAGCGTATTCCAGACAATGATTTTACGTATGAATGGAGTTCGGGTCAAACCTCTTCTTTAATTACTGTTGCTGAGCCTGGTGTTTATACATTATCGGTAACGAACAAAGAAGGTTTGATTCAGTGTATTACAGTACGTTCTGTTACCGTTGTTTTTTCTAGTCCGCCTGTAATTTCAGATATTACTATAGAATACGAAGATGATGCTTCTAATGTTGTAAACGTTTATTTAGAAGAAGATGGGGATTTTGAGTTTCAAGTGGATAATGAGACACCGCAAAATAGTGGAGTTTTCAATAACTTATTCCCTGGTGAGCATACAATCACAGTTAGTGATGTAAATGGGTGCGGTTCTGATTCTAGAGATATCGTAGTGGTCGGTTTTCCAAAGTTTTTTACTCCTAATGGAGATAACGTAAATGATACTTGGAAAGTAGACGGGTTGTCGGCTTTAGATAACCCTGTTATCACTATCTATGATAGATATGGTAAATTACTGTATCAAATATTCGAAAATTCAGCTGGCTGGACCGGTTCTTTTAATGGAGCCTTGCTGCCAGAGTCAGACTACTGGTTCAAACTTACTTATACCAATTCTTTAGGAGAAAGTACAAACGCATCTTACATTAATAATCATTTCACTTTAAAGCGTTAACTCTGTTGTTTAGGCATAATCAGTGCATTTTATCGATTAAACGCAAGAATCTTCGATGTAAAATACTAAAGCATGTCATGTGTAGTTATAATATACATCATGTATACTAATAAGCTACGCTTTTATGAGAACACTTCTTTGTTCTATATGTTGTTTGTTTCTTTTTTATTGGAACGTAACTGCACAGAATTCAGCCGATTGTAGAACGGCTATACCAGTTTGTGCCGATCAGCCTATTATGGGTATTGCCGGTGGAACTGGGGATGTTGATGATTTTGACCCAGAAGTAATACTTCAAACTGGGTGTTTAGAAAAAGGTAGTCTTTCTTCCGCAAATATTGAGTTTAATACTTCTTGGTTCGTTTTTAGAGCGGGCACGGGTGGTCAGGTTGGTTTTGATATTGAAGCTTTGGCGACTTCAGGCTCTACACCAACTGCCGAGTGGGATTTTGCCGTATATGGACCAGATGTTGATTGTGCCGATATTAGTAATGGTACAGCACAACCTATTCGTTGCAACTATGAGGTAAACGATACTAATTTTACGGGGCTAGGGGTTAACCCTGAAAGCGGTGAAGAAGGTCGTGCATCTTTAACGGGTAGTCAGAATACATATGATGAGTATTTAGATGTTATACCTGGTGAGATTTATTACATATTGATAAATAATTTTGCAGATAATTTTACTGGAGATCCTGAGCCTTTTATGTTAACATTTACGGGTAGTTCTGTTAGTGATAGTCAAGATACCGCTTTAGACTGTACATTAAGAGATGAGTTTTTAGGATTGGATATCATTGCCTGTGAGGGTGATGACCCAATAACTATTAGTGCATTGAATTCACCTGCGGGTGCAGATATTGCCAACGTAGAGTGGACGGTAGATTATGAAGATGATGGCGTAGTAGATGATACGCTAACTGGTTCTGGTGATTTTGGAGCTGAACTAATTATTACAAGCCCTAATACTGGTCGCTATTTTGCTTCGATTACAACAATAACCGGAACGCCGCCAACAGTTAGTGATGATAGTGGTGTATTGGTAACCTTTTTTGGAACGCCTATTTTAGACCGTGTAGAAACTTTAGATACTAATCTTTCAATTGATCCTGATCAAAATAATATTGAATTTTTTGTGGAGGGTGATGGAGATTATGAGTATGCTATAAATGATGGCGTATTTCAAGATAGTTCTATTTTTATGAATGTGCCTCCGGGTGTAAATACGGTTGTTATTAATGACAAGAATGGATGCGGAATTACTGATGCTATAGAATTTTTAGTGGTTGGTTATCCAAAATTCTTTACGCCAAATGGTGATGGTATTAATGATGATTGGAATGTTGAGGGAATAGAAACTTTAAATAACCCTGTGGTACTTATTTTTGATAGATACGGTAAGTTACTAAAACAACTAGGGGCGAATGATAGCTGGGATGGAAATTACAACGGACAGCAAATGTCTTCCACCGATTATTGGTTCCGTTTTGAATATAGCGATATGGAAGATGGACTACTTGTAGCGAAAACTCGAAAGACACATTTCTCATTAAAGAGATAAAAAAAGGGGAGCAATTTGCTCCCTTTTTTTTATGATTAAATTTTATATCCTTTAGAAATTGATCGTATAACTCAATGTTGCATTCATAATACCTCTATCAATTATAGCAGGTGTTGTAATACCGGCATTAAAAAGTCTTTCACTAACATCTTGTTGAGAGCGGCTAAGTGCAAAATCTAATTTACTACCTCCAAAATTGTAGCCTATACCACCAGAAACCGCATTTAAGTCACCAATCGTATTACCGTTTGCATACGGACTCTGTTCAAAACGATATCCAGCTCTAAGGCTTACTTGTTGAATTCTATATTCACCACCAAGTCTAAATGTAGAAACAGCACCTAAATCACTTGCAATTTGAGAGTTTACTGTTTGAAAACTTGGATCGTTGGTAGGGCGTAATTCCGATTGAGAGAAATCTTGATATCCGTAATCAAAACTTAATAATCCGTCTTTTGCGAAAATTACAGCTAAACTACCGGTTACTTTGCCAGGAGTCTTTACAGTGTATTTTTCGAATAAATTTACCACATTAAAATTGATAAAATTTATTTCATCATCCGCTAAATCTGAATTAATACGTTGAGATGTATTATCCTCTAAACGATACCAGGTAGGGGATTGGTAGCTACCGCCTAAACGTACACTTTCATTTAGTTTAGCAATAGCTCCTAAGGTAAAAGAGAAGCCATTACCTTCAGTTTCTAAATAATTATCAAATGTTGTTCTTCGTATTTCTGAATTAGGTTCGTATCCATCTTCAGTAAATTGATCAAGCTGAGTGTATAGTACGCTATGAAAGTTTAATGAAGCACCCACGTAAAGATTATCTTTATATTGAGAAGCAACATTTACAGTAAACTTACTGTTGTAGCCGGTGGTTCTTCTTAAAAAATCTTGATCAACAAAATCATAAAGAGAATTACTGATG
This genomic interval carries:
- a CDS encoding GNAT family N-acetyltransferase — protein: MPAHILFNEKSERLLFKEVQPSDFENWLPFHEEPLSSQFWSGLPKDPKEACQQQFDRIFERYNNNLGGMNALYIKGTNTLVGLCGLLVQEVDGKKELEIGYSILPKYWRQGFAFEAAQKCKQVAFTKEWATSLISIIQVDNIPSQKTALKNGMFLDFTTTYHNNTVHIFRINAL
- a CDS encoding DUF192 domain-containing protein encodes the protein MKTIHKSSVILMVIALLLFSCKTESKKTIATQSIDFTHEGDLSIFLNSSDTLKTKFNIEFAETDYETQTGLMYRKGMDSNQGMLFIFPDERVHSFYMKNTEFPLDIIYIKEDLRIASFQENAQPLNESGLTSQVPIKYVLEINGGLAQELGLSIGDSISFSRK
- the lgt gene encoding prolipoprotein diacylglyceryl transferase — its product is MHFLGITWNPNETLFNIGFIQIKYYNLLWITAFALGWFIMKKIFLNEKKSVEQLDSLFIYTVLSTMLGARLGHVFFYDWAYYSNHLVEILIPVRESASGSLLFGLIDGYEFTGFAGLASHGATIGIIIGTYLYTRKFPEFKMLWIFDRMVIPVAIGCFCVRLGNFFNSEINGKIVDENFIFATKFIRDSDDLHPSKALGITQEKTLNAAYAAIENNPQFSQYLAEIPYRHPAQLYEGIGYLLIFVLLYFLYWKTDKKNKPGYLFGLFFVLLWTVRFLVEFVKKSQGGFEESLGLLSTGQWLSIPFILIGLYFMFKKTKTA
- the yidD gene encoding membrane protein insertion efficiency factor YidD → MKISLKKILIAPFIFLVRFYQLAISPYTPATCRYSPTCSQYTLEALKKHGLFKGGWMATKRIFSCNPWGGKGYDPVP
- a CDS encoding DUF779 domain-containing protein, which codes for MKTKRVIVTEKAAAVITALKEKHGELMFHQSGGCCDGSAPMCFEKGELMLDDNDVYLGSIEGCDFHMSRDQFEYWKHTQLTLDVTPGIGSSFSLEIPMGIRFLIKSRLYSEEEAEHLEPIRIGI
- the exaC gene encoding acetaldehyde dehydrogenase ExaC → MSTTATVEKDVLQKPKFKNQYENFIGGKWVAPSKGEYFDNISPVDGKSFTKIPRSTAEDIEKAIDASWEAAKSWNASSATERSNMLLKIADRIEQNIEVLARAETWDNGKAIRETRAADLPLAVDHFRYFAGVIRAEEGSVSELDSNTVALNVTEPLGVVGQIIPWNFPLLMATWKLAPALAAGNCVVLKPAEQTPVAILILMEIIEGILPDGVLNVVNGFGAEAGKPLASSPRIDKIAFTGETTTGQLIMQYASKNITPVTLELGGKSPNVFFESIMDADDDFFDKCLEGANMFALNQGEVCTCPSRMLVQESIYDKFIERVIERTKAIKMGHPLDPNTMMGAQASNDQFEKILNYIEIGKEEGCEVLTGGEQAYNEGLEGGYYVQPTILKGNNKMRVFQEEIFGPVLCVTTFKDEAEAIEIANDTLYGLGAGVWTRDTHQAYQISRAIKAGRVWVNCYHLYPAHAPFGGYKKSGIGRENHKMMLAHYRQTKNMLISYDKKKMGFF
- a CDS encoding AraC family transcriptional regulator; protein product: MIRLADNFLKGRRLETMVENQTSYTMNNAAMHVFETHEQAASVLLKFEQPVLASMIQGKKIMHLRDYESFDFLPGESLVLPANEGMCIDFPEAMAKNPTRCLAMAISEDKINKVLQFMNENMPKSNKDAWGLMDYNFHFVNDRGIFQIIQRLLFLFSEEHPSKDLFVDNMLRELIIRILQTNERKIYSNATLSIKKESRLTEVIRYIRDNVHKSLTVDALSKIACMSPSHFYRTFKLELGISPVEFINNERIKLAVGLLQDPKRSIKDVYLDCGFESRSYFNRVFKTRQQVAPGEYQSKIQKSRFLD
- the cysS gene encoding cysteine--tRNA ligase, producing MQLYENQEIKVYNSLSGKKEVFKPINEGHIGMYVCGPTVYSNVHLGNCRTFMSFDMIFRYFRHLGYKVRYVRNITDAGHLVDDAEDGEDKIAKKARLEKLEPMEVVQRYTLDFHNILEKFNFLPPSIEPTATGHIIEQIEIIKDILEKGFAYETNGSVYFDVAKFNQEHEYGKLSGRKLEDMIANTRDLAAQDDKHNPQDFALWKKAEPQHIMRWPSPWGDGFPGWHLECTAMSTKYLGETFDIHGGGMDLKFPHHECEIAQAEACNGKSPVNYWLHANMLTLNGRKMAKSTGNSILPGEIFSGENEILSKPFSPSMVRFFMMQAHYTSILDISNDALLASEKGFNKLMEAINSLKSLNTGKTTDFDVASWKTSCYAAMNDDFNSPILIAKLFDAVKHINLIKEGIESITEEDKLELENTIHGFVFDVLGLENKSSSDADTEKLGGVVELLIELRKSARENKDFATSDQIRDQLAALGIQLKDGKEGTTYSL
- the folE gene encoding GTP cyclohydrolase I FolE, whose product is MKIEDTLENQFDELGNDHISTSEDTPLRSDAFDLDDAEKIERIRENVREIMLTLGLDLTDDSLKGTPNRVAKMYVNEIFGGLSPAKKPKASTFDNKYKYGEMLVEKNITLYSTCEHHFLPIVGRAHVAYISNGTVVGLSKMNRIVDYYAKRPQVQERLNIQIVRELQKALGTEDVACVIDAKHLCVNSRGIRDIDSSTVTAEYGGKFKEELVRREFLNYLNLDTHF